The Diorhabda sublineata isolate icDioSubl1.1 chromosome 6, icDioSubl1.1, whole genome shotgun sequence genome includes a window with the following:
- the LOC130445633 gene encoding glycogen debranching enzyme isoform X5, producing the protein MINNIASGVVISSFILFFLLRYRVKMTSLLTWIVGSLKSQTVVSTSKEEDLQKAENKSNGNKCISQSKRNRPHQKLKKTNDDPVFNTSLETPIEEIIEETINEEEQFEASTENTVNLLERFDQVHEDLDHKREEYIIKCAVSEELFVENCLESEKFIREEINFGRRVWPFYNHEPTINSEEFEVLVDIKENIVPQDQYKKEEQDFTHIVNTEGLKLEDFVYINTENEETLTNDKIILTKKVLHPNKSSFTEETNSFEQEQDFNNPLIDSCSEIKQEVSKKSKEDISGVGIFETMQQIRVLTLNDCEHRESTLYRLEKNWIIQFRIGPSLFGRKVFLYCNYPSKTNGSLNEFNRNKYQILEWVTKEGSENADDTALFTEIKVEIAGSFHYYFAYEKGETVEKQGSGYFLVDPILKYGNDEDLPLDCIQCQTVLTKCLGSFSSWEKKLQVAKESGYNMIHFTPIQELGESNSSYSLSEQLKLNPIFKKDNGKMPTFQEIEQFIAKLRNEWKVTSICDIVLNHTANESKWIKEHPDVTYNCVNCPYMRPAYLLDAAFDFFSSEIKKGFYEDRGIPSEINNEDHLNAIRHHFKTSILDILKLNELFICDTNKLVDEFLILARSNQPNSSKCDSNCNNLKLIQDPEYRRLSSTVDMELALKLYNHFWNDTFDEDSRLKKCAEKFKNKLDELNNEKSKEINEHLDVAVENVIAGIRYYRVQQDGPKFKDITLKTPLVYRYFTDYGHPKSLQDFEKIMYSDKGRFLMAHNGWVMNSDPLKNFAASDSKVYLRRELIAWGDSVKLRFGDKPEDSPFLWSHMREYVEQTAKIFDGIRLDNCHSTPIPVAEYLLDCARRIRPNLYVVAELFTNSDMTDNIFVNRLGITSLIREAMSAWDSHEEGRLVYRYGGSPVGSFYQPNVRPLIPSIAHALFLDQTHDNPTPIEKRSVFDLLPSTALVNMACCASGSNRGYDELVPHHIHVVDEDREYTEWTPDTGRISVRYVTEESGIIKAKKAINDLHFLLGKKGFNQVYVDQIDTDIVAVTRHCPVTHQSYILVAFTAFGHPNEEAASYQRGIKPLRFEGVLEEIVVEATLSHINHSSGGSKFAKWGKFVKDSKWIHGLSEYRVSVKQHIQISESDIFEKVDSGNPNVTELKFKNFKPGSIVIVRTSLPETMSVAVNSIRNLIKSISLGDEKELTEIIGKLTLADMNRTLYRCDQEERDEGFGFGTYNIPNFSSTVYAGFQGFMSLLANIRPNNDLGHPMCANLRDGNWMIDYIWKRLKLDVGTKDLGEWLERNTKSFGNVPRYLVPCYFDMIVTNVYLALLDKSYELMSNFVKNGSTFVKGLALGSIQFGGYIKSANLPTLSPNLAPPKPPTREHGDETVQACVTLSAGLPHFSVGYMRNWGRDTFIALRGLFILTGRYQEAREHILGYAACLRHGLIPNLLDGGRNSRFNCRDAIWWWLYCIKEYVNEAPNGIEILSDKVSRIFPTDEAQNQPPGAVDQLLYDVMQESLKVHFQGLAFRERNAGRQIDEHMTDQGFNNQIGVHPETGFVFGGNKWNCGTWMDKMGSSDIAGNRGKPATPRDGSAVEIIGLSKCVLSWLDILCGENKYPYEGVQRVHKNGTITKWTFKEWANKIQNNFEKYFWIHLKPTEGELRPDLINKRGIYKDSFGSSAEYTDFQLRCNFPIAMVAAPELFTPSRAWEALKQAEKYLLGPLGMKTLDPEDWAYRGDYDNSNQSNDPTVAHGFNYHQGPEWVWPVGFFLRAKLYFACQNGALKETVASTKVILSKHFVELQTSDWRGLPELTNHNGAYCRDSSRTQAWSMSCILEVLHDLKKLESNLDLLSN; encoded by the exons ATGATTAATAATATAGCTAGTGGTGTCgtgatttcttcttttattttgtttttcttgttaaG ataTAGAGTTAAAATGACATCCCTACTTACTTGGATAGTAGGGTCCCTAAAATCTCAaact GTGGTCAGTACATCTAAAGAAGAGGATCTTCAGAAAGCAGAAAATAAATCGAATGGCAATAAATGTATATCGCAATCTAAACGAAATAGACctcatcaaaaattgaaaaaaacaaatgatgATCCTGTATTTAATACAAGTCTAGAAACACCTATAGAGGAGATAATTGAAGAAACTATTAATGAAGAAg AACAATTTGAAGCCAGTACTGAAAATActgtaaatttattagaaagaTTTGATCAAGTACATGAGGATTTGGATCATAAAAGGGAAG aatacaTAATAAAGTGTGCGGTATCTGAAGAActgtttgttgaaaattgtttagaaaGTGAAAAGTTTATAAGAGAAGAAATTAATTTCGGCCGAAGGGTGTGGCCCTTTTATAATCACGAACCAACTATTAACAGTGAGGAATTTGAAGTACTTgttgatataaaagaaaatattgtgcCACAGGATCAgtacaaaaaagaagaacaaGATTTCACACATATAGTGAATACTGAAGGGCTAAAATTAGAAGATTTCGTTTATATAAATACAGAAAACGAAGAAACTTTAACTAatgacaaaataatattaacaaaaaaagttttacatCCAAATAAAAGTAGTTTTACAGAAGAAACGAATAGTTTTGAACAAGAACAAGATTTCAATAATCCATTAATAGATTCTTGTAGCGAAATTAAACAGGAAGTGAGTAAAAAATCTAAAGAAGACATTTCTGGTGTTGGAATATTCGAAACTATGCAGCAGATCAGGGTATTAACATTAAATGATTGTGAACATCGAGAATCTACTTTATATAGACtcgaaaaaaattggataatacAGTTTCGTATTGGTCCTTCTCTATTTGGAAGGAAAGTTTTCTTGTATTGCAATTATCCTTCAAAAACGAATGGGAGTTTGAACGAATTTAATAggaataaatatcaaattttggaaTGGGTTACTAAAGAAGGAAGTGAGAATGCAGATGATACAGCACTATTTACCGAGATAAAGGTCGAGATAGCGGGTAGCTTCCATTATTACTTTGCTTATGAAAAAGG GGAAACTGTGGAAAAACAAGGTTCAGGATATTTTTTGGTCGATCCCATTTTAAAGTACGGTAATGATGAAGATTTGCCATTGGATTGTATACAATGTCAGACGGTTTTGACTAAGTGTTTGGGATCATTTTCATCctgggaaaaaaaattacaagtgGCAAAAGAATCTGGTTACAATATGATTCATTTTACACCAATTCAG gaaTTAGGGGAATCAAATTCTTCCTACAGTCTTAGTGAGCAGTTGAAATTGaatccaatttttaaaaaagataatgGGAAAATGCCCACGTTCCAAGAAATCGAACAATTTATTGCCAAACTTAGGAATGAATGGaag GTTACTTCAATTTGTGACATTGTCTTAAATCACACAGCCAACGAAAGCAAGTGGATTAAAGAACATCCCGATGTTACTTATAATTGTGTAAATTGCCCCTATATGCGCCCCGCTTATTTACTCGACGCTGCATTCGATTTCTTTtcttcagaaataaaaaaaggattttatgaAGACAGAG gTATACCATCTGAAATTAACAACGAAGATCATTTGAACGCCATTCGTCATCATTTCAAAACAAGCATTTTAGATATACTAAAACTAAACGAATTATTTATTTGCGATACGAATAAACTAgttgatgaatttttaatattagcCCGCAGTAACCAACCAAATTCGTCGAAATGTGACTCAAACTGTAACAATTTAAAACTTATCCAAGATCCGGAATACAGAAGACTATCGAGCACCGTAGATATGGAACTGGCCCTAAAGTTATATAACCATTTTTGGAACGACACTTTCGATGAAGATTCCAGATTAAAAAAATGCGCAGagaagtttaaaaataaattagacgAATTGAATAACGAAAAATCGAAAGAAATTAACGAACATCTTGATGTAGCCGTAGAAAACGTTATCGCTGGAATTAGATATTATAGAGTACAGCAAGACGGACCAAAATTTAAGGATATTACTCTAAAGACACCGCTCGTGTACAGATATTTCACTGATTACGGTCATCCTAAGTCTCTGCaagatttcgaaaaaattatgtaCAGTGATAAAGGTAGATTTTTGATGGCTCATAATGGTTGGGTCATGAACTCGGATCCACTAAAGAACTTTGCTGCTTCGGATTCAAAG gTATACTTAAGACGAGAACTTATCGCCTGGGGGGATAGTGTTAAACTCAGATTTGGGGATAAACCAGAAGATTCTCCATTCTTGTGGAGTCATATGAGGGAATATGTCGAACAAACAGCAAAAATATTTGATGGCATTAGGTTAGATAATTGTCATTCTACCCCTATACCAGTTGCCGAATACTTACTGGACTGCGCAAGAAGAATAAGACCTAACCTCTATGTAGTCGCCGAGCTGTTTACCAATTCCGATATGACtgataacatttttgttaacaG attaGGTATAACTTCCCTTATACGAGAAGCCATGTCGGCATGGGATTCCCACGAAGAAGGTCGTTTAGTTTACAGATACGGTGGCTCTCCAGTCGGTTCATTCTATCAGCCCAACGTACGTCCTTTGATACCCTCCATAGCACACGCCCTATTTCTGGATCAAACTCACGACAATCCCACACCAATTGAGAAACGATCAGTATTTGATTTATTGCCTAGTACGGCCCTTGTCAATATGGCTTGTTGCGCCAGTGGATCTAACAGAGGTTATGATGAATTGGTGCCCCATCACATCCACGTCGTCGATGAAGATAGAGAGTATACAGAGTGGACACCAGATACGGGACGTATATCTGTGAGATATGTCACGGAGGAATCCGGAATTATAAAAGCCAAAAAAGCAATTAACGATTTGCATTTTCTGCTTGGTAAAAAAGGCTTCAATCAG gtaTATGTGGATCAAATCGACACAGATATTGTAGCGGTAACGAGACACTGTCCAGTGACACACCAAAGCTACATTTTAGTAGCATTTACAGCATTTGGACATCCGAATGAAGAAGCAGCGAGTTATCAAAGAGGAATTAAACCTTTAAGATTCGAAGGGGTTCTAGAAGAAATCGTTGTTGAAGCCACCCTCAGTCACATTAATCatag TTCTGGCGGATCCAAATTTGCCAAATGGGGAAAGTTTGTGAAAGATTCCAAATGGATACATGGTCTTTCCGAATACCGAGTATCTGTTAAGCAGCATATCCAAATTTCGGAATcggatattttcgaaaaagtcGATTCGGGAAATCCAAACGTTACagaattgaaattcaaaaatttcaaaccgGGTTCAATCGTTATAGTAAG GACTTCATTGCCTGAAACTATGAGCGTTGCTGTTAATTCCattagaaatttgataaaatcaatttcACTTGGTGATGAGAAGGAATTGACGGAAATAATTGGGAAACTTACTTTAGCAGATATGAACAGAACGTTATACAGATGCGATCAAGAAGAAAGAGATGAAGGGTTTGGGTTTGGTACatataatattccaaattttagtTCAACGGTATATGCTGGTTTTCAAG GTTTTATGTCCTTATTGGCGAATATAAGACCGAATAATGATCTTGGACATCCAATGTGTGCAAATTTGAGAGATGGAAACTGGATGATTG attatatttggaaaagacTGAAACTCGATGTAGGCACCAAAGACCTTGGTGAGTGGCTCGAAAGGAACACAAAATCTTTTGGAAATGTTCCAAGATATCTGGTACCTTGTTATTTCGACATGATAGTTACTAATGTATATTTAGCCTTATTAGACAAATCGTACGAATTGATGTCCAA TTTTGTTAAAAACGGATCAACTTTCGTTAAAGGACTAGCACTAGGGTCAATACAATTCGGAGGATATATTAAATCTGCAAATTTACCCACTTTATCTCCTAATTTAGCACCTCCAAAACCACCAACCAGAGAACATGGCGACGAAACTGTACAGGCATGCGTAACATTATCTGCAG GTTTACCTCACTTTTCTGTTGGTTACATGAGGAATTGGGGTAGAGATACATTTATTGCTCTAAGAGGTCTCTTTATTCTAACTGGCCGTTACCAAGAAGCTAGAGAACACATTTTAGGTTACGCAGCATGCTTGAGACATGGATTGATTCCTAATCTATTAGACGGAGGTCGAAATTCAAg GTTTAATTGCCGTGATGCTATTTGGTGGTGGTTGTATTGCATTAAGGAATACGTAAATGAAGCTCCAAATGGTATAGAAATCCTTTCGGATAAAGTTTCTAGGATATTTCCCACTGATGAAGCTCAGAACCAACCTCCAGGGGCTGTGGATCAACTTTTATACGATGTTATGCAAGAAAGTTTAAAAGTACATTTTCAAGGGTTGGCTTTTAGGGAACGAAATGCCGGTAGACAAATAGACGAACATATGACTGATCAAGGGTTTAATAATCAAATTGGGGTACATCCAGAAACTG GTTTCGTTTTTGGCGGTAACAAGTGGAATTGTGGAACTTGGATGGACAAAATGGGATCTTCTGACATAGCCGGCAATCGTGGTAAACCTGCTACACCTAGAGATGGTTCGGCAGTTGAAATAATAGGACTTTCTAAGTGTGTACTATCCTGGTTAGATATATTATGTGGCGAAAACAAATATCCTTATGAAGGTGTACAAAGGGTTCATAAGAATGGTACTATAACAAAGTGGACGTTCAAAGAATGGGCTAACaagatacaaaataatttcgaaaaatactttTGGATACATTTGAAACCAACCGAAGGGGAGTTAAGACCAGACTTAATAAATAAGAGGGGTATTTACAAGGATTCCTTCGGATCTAGTGCAGAATATACAGATTTCCAGCTTAGATGTAATTTTCCAATAGCTATGGTTGCT GCACCGGAACTTTTTACTCCAAGTCGCGCTTGGGAAGCTTTGAAGCAAGCCGAAAAATATCTGTTAGGACCTTTGGGTATGAAAACATTAGATCCAGAAGATTGGGCTTATAGAGGTGACTACGACAACTCGAATCAATCTAATGATCCTACAGTGGCTCACGGTTTCAATTATCATCAAGGTCCT GAATGGGTATGGCCAGTAGGATTTTTCTTAAGAGCAAAATTGTACTTTGCTTGCCAAAATGGGGCTTTAAAAGAAACCGTTGCAAGTACAAAGGTGATACTTTCCAAGCATTTTGTCGAGTTACAAACTTCAGATTGGAGAGGGCTTCCAGAACTCACTAATCATAACGGTGCTTATTGCAGGGACAGTTCAAGAACTCAAGCATGGAGTATGTCTTGTATACTTGAG GTGTTacatgatttgaaaaaattggagtCTAATTTAGATTTACTTTCTAACTGA